The Arthrobacter sp. PM3 genome contains the following window.
CGACGGCGGCGGCGAGCCAGCGGGACGCTTCGGCGTCCCCGTACTCGGGGAAGGGACAGAATTCGCCCCAGCCCAGCGGCCCGCGCAAAAGCAGGGCCTCGCGCTGAAGGATGCCCCGGAACTTCACCCGCATCGGCAGGCTCACCACGTGGGCGCCGGCGAGGAGTTCATCGAGGCCCGGGAGGAAGGCGGCAGGAGGTGCCTGGGAATCCGGGGGCAGGGCGGGCATGATGCCACTGTACCGGGAAGCCCGCAGTGCTCCGGCCCTGCCGGGAGGAACCCTGATTGGGCTGGCATCGACTGGGGGTGAGTTCCTGGACCAGGAAACTCGTCTCCGCCGGCCCCTCAGGGAGCGTGCTGCCGGCGACAAACCACGCCGGCAGCAGGCATGACCGACCCTACGGCCACTGTCCGCGATCAGCCCGGGTAGCGTGTACTCGATTTCCCGTGCGGCCACCACTTCCCCGCCCGTTTCCCGCGCCGCGCGCCCTGGCCATCAGCTGGCGTGCAGGGTTCCATGGGACCCTTAATGGCATGACTTTTCGGCAGGAACACATCCCCGTGGACCCGTCTGCCCGAGTCCGCGAAACACCGCTCCCGCCTGCGCGGTGGTCCCCCGGCAAAGGCACGGCCGCGTTGTTCGTGCTCGCCGCCGTGGCTTGCGTCGCCGCGTTGGCCGTCACATACCTGTTCTTTGTCCGCACCACCACGGGCCAGTTCATTGACGAATCAGCGCTCGTGGAGGCGGTGGAGCTCAGCGGTACCGCGGGCAAGGCCGCCACCAAGCTGCTGGACTGGCTGCCGGCGCTCTCCGTGGTGATCGCTTCGGTCGTGGTGGTTTTCGTCACCGTCCTGCGCCGCCGCTGGGCTGCGGCCGGAATCGCGATTGCGGCCTGTGTGGGCGCGAACCTGGCCACGCAGCTCCTGAAGGACATGCTCCCCGTCCGGCCGTACCGCGGCGTGGAAACGCTGGAACTGAATTCACTGCCCTCGGGCCACACCACCATGGCGGCCTCGGCCGCCGCCGCCGTGTTCCTGATGGTCTCGCCGCGCTGGCGGCCGCTGGCCGGCTACCTGGGCGGCAGCTTCGCCGTCGCCACCGGGGTGTCCACCCTGATCAATCAGTGGCACCGGCCCGCCGATGTGGTGGCTGCCTTCCTGGTGGTCGGCGCGTTCATGATCCCGGCCGGCTGGCTGGTCATCCGCAGCGGCGCGCGGTGGAACGTCTGGGACGGATACAACCGGCATTGGGCCTCGGCGCGGGTCTGGGTGGCGCTCCCCGTCCTCACGGGCCTCGTTGCGGCCGGCGTGGCAGCTTACGCCTTGCTGAGCATCGGCCCGGGCGGGCAGGAGATCAGCACTGTCAGCTACTTCTGGGCCGGAACGTCGCTGATCGTCATCACCGGCTACCTCGCCACCGTGGCGGGCGTGTGGTTGTTCGGACTGGCCGCACGGCGCCGGGACGTGTAGCAGCGGGTGCCGCCGGGCACGGTCAGTAGTTCCGGCGGTGCTTGAGCCGGGGGATGGTGACGGCGAAGACCGCGGCGGCGGCGAAGCCGAGCACCCCGGTGGCTGCCACGCCGGCGCCCAGTGCCACGGAGGCGGTGACAGCGGAGAGCAGGACCGGTCCGCCGGTGGCCCCGGCGTCGGCCATGAAGCGCCAAATGCCCAGGAACTGGCCGCGGCCGTTGTCCGGTGAGAAGTCCGCGCCGAGGGTCATGTTCAGGCCGGAGCTGATGCCGTTGCCGAACCCGACCAGGAGCGCCGCCAGCATGAGCGAGGAAAAGCCGGTGGTGAGCGGGATCAGCAGCATGGCCGTCCCCATGATGAGTGTGGACGGCACCGCCACCCATTGCCGGCCTTTGCGGTCCATCAGCCGGCCCGCCGGGTAGAACACCAGCATGTCAATGGCCCCCGAGATCCCGTAGATGAGGGAGGCCTGGGTGGGTTCCATGCCCAGGTGGTCGGCCCACAGCGGGATGACGGCCTGGCGCGAGGCCCGGAGCGCGCTTAGGAGCAGGACCCCGGCCCCGACGGTCAGGAAGACGCCGGCGTGAGAGGTCGCGATGCTGCGCAGGGTGGGCTGGTGCGGCGGAACGCCGTCAGCCGGGACGGGCGCGGCCTCGAGGTCGGGAATGGTGACGGAGACGGCCGCCGCGGCGGCCATCGCGACGACCCCGGCCCAATAGGCCCCCGTGATGCCGGCGAAGTGCATCACCGCGGCGCCGATGAACGGACCGATGAAGATGCCGATCCTGTTGACGCCGCCGAGGGTGGACAGGGCCCGGGCCCGGAGCTGGACCGGGACGGCCTCGGTCAGGTACTTCTGCCGGGCCAGGCTGAAGACGCTGGCGGCCATGCCGACCACCAGCATCGCCGCCGCCAGCAGCCAGAGCCCTTCCGGGACCAGCGGTGCGACGGCCGCGGCGGCGAGGGCGGCGGCGCTGGCGGCCGCGGCCCCGACGATCGCCCAGCGCTCCCCGAATTTCAGGGTGATCAGCGACGCCGGCAGGTTGAAGAACCAGGAGCCGAGTCCGATCAGCGTGACGATCAGGGCGGCACCGGCCACCGAGGCTCCGAGGTCGCGGGCGGACAGGGCGACGACCGGGAGGATCGCGCCTTCGCCAAGGCTGAACATGAGCGCCGGACCGAACGCGGGAACGGCGATGCTGCGGAGGCTGAAGGGGGCCAGTCGTGTGGTGGTCATCCCCTTCATCCTAGGCACGCGCCGCGACGTTCCCGGACACAACAGCTACGCGTCGAAGTGCGTACGGACTTCCTCGGTGGTGAGGTTCCGGAGCACATCCGCGGCGACGTCCCGGAGCTTCTGGTTCCGGTTGCTGGAGACCCGGGTCAGGATGGCCATGGCCTCGTCCTGGGAGCAGCGGTTCTGGGCCATGATCACGCCGCACGCGAGGTTGATGGACGTCCGGTGTTCCATGGCGGCCTGCAGGTCCTCGGCCCGGGACTGGAAAGTTCCGAGCCGGACGGCGAGGCGGAGGGCCCGTCCTGCGAGGTCGGCGAACCCGGCGGCTTCGGCGATGATGTCCTCGGTGAAGATCCCGGTGTCCCCGCCAAAGAAGTTCAGGGCGGCCGCGGCGTCGTCACCGATTTCCAGCGGGACGCCCAGGGTGCTGCGGCAGCCGTGTGCAGCGAGCTGGCGCTGGTATTCCGGCCAGCGGGGATCGGTATCGACGTCCGCCAGGAGAACCACGCCCTTGGTCCGCAGTGCCTCAATGCAGGGGCCGTCGCCCAGGCTTTGTTCAATCCGGTCCAGGGTGACCGCCCGGGGGCTGCTGCCCGCGACCGTCATGGTCCGCTTCCGGCGTTGCAGCGTGACGCCGCAGTCGATCTCGGTGCCGGTGGTGCGGCTCAACGCAGCGGCCGAGAATTCGGCCAGGCGGCCCAGGAAGTCCTCGACGTTTTCGGTGCCCAGGAGCAGGTCCTGTAGGTGCAGGGCGGCGTCATCCCCGATTGCGTTATTGGCCATGCCTTAATTTACCGCGGCGCGCCCGGCAGGCGGGCTTAGACGTACCCGTCCACGATCGCGGCGGCAATCTCGCGGTAGGCACGCCGGGTTTCGGGCCGGAGCACGTCCAGGGTCACGAGGTCGCCGTCGGCCACGCCGCGGTCGTGCGGGACGGCGATCAGCTGGCGGCAGATGCCGGACAGGTGCTCTTCGATGGCGTCCTTGTCCACCCGGGTGGAGACCTCGTCCTTGTCCGTGATGACGACGACGGCGTTGCGCGCCAGGTCCTCGTAGCCGTGGCTGGCCAGCCAGTGGAGGGTGCTGCGGGCCCGTTTGGCGCCGCTCACGGCGTAGCCGGCCGCAATGATCAGGTTGTCCGCAGACTGCAGGATGCCGCTCATCGCATTGTGCGTGACACCCGTGCCGCAGTCGATCAGCGCCACCGAGTAATAGGCGGCGATGAGCTTGCGGATCCGCAGGTACTCCTCGGCCGTCAGGGAATCCGAGACCTCGGGGTCCTGTTCACCGGCGATGAGGTGGAGCCTGCCGGCATGATGCATGTAGCGTGCCAGTGCGGTGAGCGAATCGACCGACTCGATGTTCTTGAGCAGGTCCGTGATGGTGCGCGGGCTCTGCTGCTGGTAGATCCCTTCGCCGAGGGCGCGTTCGACGAGGTCGCCGGAGTCCGGGTTGGCGTCGATGGCGCACGGCGGGTCGCCGCGGAACTCCGCGAGGGTCAGTCCGACGCCCACGGTGGTGGAAGTCTTGCCGATCCCGCCCTTGAGGCTCAGGACGGCCGTGTTGTAGCTGCCCTGAAGCTGGCGGGAGATGCGCCGGGCGAGTTCGTCCTCTTCACGCTGGCGGGCGCTGGGGCCAAGGTTCAGGCCGCCGCCGGTCAGCTTATAGAGGGCGCCGCGAAAACCGCCGACAGGCCGGGGCTTCTGCTCGCGGACAAAGAGTCCGGGGGAACTGATGAAGTCCGGCACCGGGGCTTCGGCCAGGGCCGCCGCGCGGCTGGCCGAGCGGGTGGCGCGGGCCGGCTGGGCCGGCACGGCGGGAGCGGTCTCGGGGGCCGGCGGTGTCCGGACGGGGTCCTTGGCCGGCATCGCCGGACGCGCCGGCGCGTCGGCGGCGTCCGCGGCGGCGGCAGCCTCCGCCCAGGAATTGCTGGGGGCTGTCGGGCGCTGGTCGGCCTGGTTGCTGGAGATGATGGGCATGGTTCCTGTCCAGGCGTCGGTGCCGTCGCGGCGGCGGGCGCGCCGCCGCGTGAGCTCGGGCTGCTCTGCAGCTGCGTCAGCGTCGGCAGCGGTGTTGGCGGTCTTGTTGTCGACCGGTTCGGGCATGTTGGTTCCCCCCAGGGATCACAGCGCGGGCCGCTGCGGTGCTCGATTGTCATCGTTCAAAGGACAAGTCTAGGGGCAGTGATGCGCACCCTTACCATCGGACGCCAAAACCGGCCCTAATGATTGGCGCGCGTGTCCTGCAGCCTCTTGATGAACCAGCGGGATTGCTCCGGCCCGTACGGCAGAATCGGGATCGCCTTGGTGGCATCTTCCGGGGTTTCCCGGGTGGCTTGGGTTGCCTGCCGGACCGCGGTGGTCATGGTGTTGGCCATGGTTTTCACGAACTGGTCGCTGCACGGCTCGCCGTGGCCGGGGATCAGGAACTCGTAGCGGTGCCGCAGCGCAGACAGGTGCCGGAGGGCATCAGCCCATTCCTCGGGGTACGAATCCTCGAAGGACGGGTGCGATCCCTGCTCCACGAGGTCCCCCACGAAAAGCGTGCTCGCCGTGCCGACCAGCAGGTCGCCGTCGGTGTGGCCACGGCCCAGGTAGAACAGGGTAACGCTCTGGCCGCCGAGGTCCACGAGCACCGGCTGGTCCTTGACGATCGCGTTCGGCACCACCAGTTCGACGTCGGCGCCCTCCCCGGCTGCCATCTCCGGCTCCGCCGCGGCCACGAAGCGGCGCTGCTCGTCGCCGTTCTCCTCGATTTCCTCGGCGCAGTTCTCGTGCGCCCAAAACTCCGTCACGCCGTCGGCGGCGAAGACGGCGTTGCCGAAGAAGTGGTCATAGTGGGCGTGGGTGTTGACCACGACGAGCGGCAGCGCGGTCTTTTCCCGCACCGCGGCCAGGATCTCGCGGCCCTGCCGCGGGCCGCCGCCGGTGTCGATCACCATGGCGCGCTCCGTGCCGACCACCAGCCCTGTGTTGAGCCAAGAACCTTCAGTTGTCAGTACGTAGTTGTCCGGACCGACTTCGAGCCATCGTGACATTAAATCTCCGTAATTCAGACGCTATTCCGGCGTTGTTGGTGCGCTGTGCAGGCCTCGATTCTACCCGCGCCGGCTGGCAATTTTCCGGAGGGCATGCCCGGTCCGCGATGACGTGCGCCGATGCCGGGAAGCCATCGCCGCGGACGTAAAGACGGTGTAGCGTGTGGGCTACCTTACTTGATCCGCCATGTGCTCCACCGAACGATCGAAAGGTGGCTCCCGTTGAATTCCGGTTCATCACTGGAGCGGCTGGTGTTCTTCAGCGATGCGGTCTTTGCCATCGCCCTGACCCTCCTGGCGCTGGACTTGAAGCTGCCCGAGGGCATCCCCGCGGCGGACCTGGACGATGCCCTGGTCCAGGCCTGGCCGCAACTGTTTGCCTATGCGCTCTCGTTCCTCATCATCTCCCGGACGTGGATGTCACACAGGTCAGACTTCGCACGGATCCGGCACTTCAACGTGCCCCTGGCCAGGCTGAACCTGGCCCTGCTGTTCTTCATCGCCATGCTGCCTGCGCCCACGTCGATCCTCAGCGACTACGGGGACGACCCCACGCCCTGGCCCAGCGTGCTCTACGCCACCAATATTGCCGCGGTCTACCTGACGATGGCGGCTATCTGGGGCTACGCCAGGCGGGCCGGCCTGTTGGAGCGTGAAGTGGCC
Protein-coding sequences here:
- a CDS encoding phosphatase PAP2 family protein yields the protein MTFRQEHIPVDPSARVRETPLPPARWSPGKGTAALFVLAAVACVAALAVTYLFFVRTTTGQFIDESALVEAVELSGTAGKAATKLLDWLPALSVVIASVVVVFVTVLRRRWAAAGIAIAACVGANLATQLLKDMLPVRPYRGVETLELNSLPSGHTTMAASAAAAVFLMVSPRWRPLAGYLGGSFAVATGVSTLINQWHRPADVVAAFLVVGAFMIPAGWLVIRSGARWNVWDGYNRHWASARVWVALPVLTGLVAAGVAAYALLSIGPGGQEISTVSYFWAGTSLIVITGYLATVAGVWLFGLAARRRDV
- a CDS encoding MFS transporter yields the protein MTTTRLAPFSLRSIAVPAFGPALMFSLGEGAILPVVALSARDLGASVAGAALIVTLIGLGSWFFNLPASLITLKFGERWAIVGAAAASAAALAAAAVAPLVPEGLWLLAAAMLVVGMAASVFSLARQKYLTEAVPVQLRARALSTLGGVNRIGIFIGPFIGAAVMHFAGITGAYWAGVVAMAAAAAVSVTIPDLEAAPVPADGVPPHQPTLRSIATSHAGVFLTVGAGVLLLSALRASRQAVIPLWADHLGMEPTQASLIYGISGAIDMLVFYPAGRLMDRKGRQWVAVPSTLIMGTAMLLIPLTTGFSSLMLAALLVGFGNGISSGLNMTLGADFSPDNGRGQFLGIWRFMADAGATGGPVLLSAVTASVALGAGVAATGVLGFAAAAVFAVTIPRLKHRRNY
- a CDS encoding GAF and ANTAR domain-containing protein, which codes for MANNAIGDDAALHLQDLLLGTENVEDFLGRLAEFSAAALSRTTGTEIDCGVTLQRRKRTMTVAGSSPRAVTLDRIEQSLGDGPCIEALRTKGVVLLADVDTDPRWPEYQRQLAAHGCRSTLGVPLEIGDDAAAALNFFGGDTGIFTEDIIAEAAGFADLAGRALRLAVRLGTFQSRAEDLQAAMEHRTSINLACGVIMAQNRCSQDEAMAILTRVSSNRNQKLRDVAADVLRNLTTEEVRTHFDA
- a CDS encoding MinD/ParA family protein, whose product is MPEPVDNKTANTAADADAAAEQPELTRRRARRRDGTDAWTGTMPIISSNQADQRPTAPSNSWAEAAAAADAADAPARPAMPAKDPVRTPPAPETAPAVPAQPARATRSASRAAALAEAPVPDFISSPGLFVREQKPRPVGGFRGALYKLTGGGLNLGPSARQREEDELARRISRQLQGSYNTAVLSLKGGIGKTSTTVGVGLTLAEFRGDPPCAIDANPDSGDLVERALGEGIYQQQSPRTITDLLKNIESVDSLTALARYMHHAGRLHLIAGEQDPEVSDSLTAEEYLRIRKLIAAYYSVALIDCGTGVTHNAMSGILQSADNLIIAAGYAVSGAKRARSTLHWLASHGYEDLARNAVVVITDKDEVSTRVDKDAIEEHLSGICRQLIAVPHDRGVADGDLVTLDVLRPETRRAYREIAAAIVDGYV
- a CDS encoding MBL fold metallo-hydrolase, translating into MSRWLEVGPDNYVLTTEGSWLNTGLVVGTERAMVIDTGGGPRQGREILAAVREKTALPLVVVNTHAHYDHFFGNAVFAADGVTEFWAHENCAEEIEENGDEQRRFVAAAEPEMAAGEGADVELVVPNAIVKDQPVLVDLGGQSVTLFYLGRGHTDGDLLVGTASTLFVGDLVEQGSHPSFEDSYPEEWADALRHLSALRHRYEFLIPGHGEPCSDQFVKTMANTMTTAVRQATQATRETPEDATKAIPILPYGPEQSRWFIKRLQDTRANH
- a CDS encoding TMEM175 family protein; this encodes MNSGSSLERLVFFSDAVFAIALTLLALDLKLPEGIPAADLDDALVQAWPQLFAYALSFLIISRTWMSHRSDFARIRHFNVPLARLNLALLFFIAMLPAPTSILSDYGDDPTPWPSVLYATNIAAVYLTMAAIWGYARRAGLLEREVAAHVHRPVFNARLVGAAIFLVSIPAAFALNSYTPLLWLLLLPAPWVTHRVSVYRQAREGTAQA